The Nostoc sp. KVJ3 genomic interval TCGGGACACTCACAAGCGGTTTCTCTTTCTAAACCGGAGGAGTTACAGCCATCAGCTAATGGGCTTGTACCAGAGACTATAACTCATCTCCCTCTGGCGAATAGAGCAAACGCACTCATCGCAGCTTTAACTCAAGTGGTTTCCAAATAGAAGACATGATGAGTTCCCAGGTGATAGCGATCGCTGGCACTCAGCGAGGTGGCAAGGGAACCTTAGCAGCAATCTTGGCAACATTATCTCTAGCATTAGATTCGGGATTAAATACCCAATACTTTACAGCCGGGGTGGACGTTTACCCCTTTAGTTGTAATCTAATTTCTGCTCTTAAATACCCGGAAAAAGATGCGGACGGGGCAGATAAATTAGTCGCCCGTGACTTGCTTAAATTTCTTAAAGGCTTAGATGCAAGTGAACCTTACTCCCACAAAACTTACTTCTTGTGATTGATGAGGCAATGCGGTTGCTGTCCTTACTTGATGAGAGCGATCGCACTTGGGCTATCCAATATCTGCTGAGTCGCTTCGCTAAGTCTGGCGGTACATTAATCATGTGTTGCATGGCTCTAACTTAACTTCTGTGGTTGGCAAGGCCACAGCAGGACTAGCAGATACCTTTAAGCAATCAGTTAACTTCATTGGGTGTGTAGCTCAGTCTGTCAGCGCTGGTGGATTGCGAAAAATTAATGTTGCCAGTGGCGAATATTTCAAAGCCAACCCTAATAACTTTGCTGAACCTGTTAACGGTGGCAATCTCGGCATGATTCCAGACTGGCTAAAGATAGAGTTACACCCAGGAAATGGTCAGCCAGATCCAGCAAGAACATTACTCAAATTCTTCCCGGAACTGGTGCAGCATCACCAGCCAGCAGTTATGCCCAGAGGAGAGAAAATTGCACCAGATGACGCAGTTAATAAACTGGAGTCTATTTTCTCAAAGCCTACCCAAGACGTTGAAATTGCAGAGCTAGAATTCGTCAGCATTTCTGAGGCTGATAAAGAGCAGATTTTAAACATTGTTACTTCAGCCGTGACAACACCAGTCAGCTTTGCTGCGATTAGAAATAGCCGAAAGTGGGGCGAAGAGAAACCTAGTGTTCGCTATTTAAGGTGTGCGATTGCACAACTTATAGAATCCAAGCAATTGAACGGTAGTGAGAAGTTAGGCTTTACCGTTTTTTAATCTTACTGCAATCTCAAAAAGCCATTAAGAAAGCACTTAGTTCAAAGATATCAAGACATCAAAAGCCTGAATCCTAGTAATGGATTTACATCTATGCACCCAATTGAGTTTAAGAAAAAGTGGCAGTTAACTTACGACGAGCTTGCTCTTGTCTTGGGTTATCAAAGTGATTTCACTGTCCGTTGCTGGGGGATAAATGGAAAACGCAAGCGTAAAGAAGTCAAAAAGTTGTCTATGTTGCTTGCAGACTTCTTGATGAGAAGTGGTCAACTCAAGGTAAACTTGTAGATTCTTATCTCTAATTATTTGTATGATTGGGGCAAGTATTACCTTAAGCTTGTTTGCCCCAATCGCTATATCTTGCCCTTCATCTTCGATTTCGGTCAGTCCCCAAACGCTTTTCTACCCGTTGTAGCTTGGCATTACTATAATCTGTACGCTGCAAAATTGCTCTCAAATAGATGTCGATATCGTTCGAGATATTTACCGGAATAAATTGATTGAATCCAAGGAAAATCAACAAAGTAAATAATGCAGTAAACAACCCATCGTCCCATATTTACTTATGGGTTCAGCGCGATAAACCTCTTTCTCTATGGTGATGGGTTGGGGGGGAGGGCTGTTCTTCAACTCCTGAATAACCGTAGTCAAGTTCTTCGTGTGATTCAACAGTTGATTCCAGTTCTGCTTTAATTCTGTTATCTCGCTCTTTAGCCCTTTGAACTCTAAGCTCTCTAATGTCGCTGAGGACTTGGGCGTATTCTTTAACTGCGTTAGTAAGGGAGTTAATTCTTGCCGAAAATTCTCGTTGCTCTGCTCGTACTCGTTCGAGGAGAGATTCTGATTCTTCAATTCGGTCGTCAGCATCTCGATTGTCACCATCGCTTTGCTGAGGAGTTGATTCTGAATTAAATTCGTTTGCGCCCATGCTTGTAACTCTGCCTATCTCTTTCGCGTTCAGTTTTCTGTGATGCTTAAAACTTTCAAACTCTCTATATAATCTCCCCAGTGCTATCTTCACCTCACCCAGTTCACTGCTCTCAACTAAATCGGCAGTTTCAGAGTAAGGATTGCTGTGATTGCCGTTGCCATTATTGTTGTTGCTCATTAGTTTTCTTCTGACCTCGACGAGAAGTAGACGCAGTAACTTTTGTCTGTTTTGATGTTGTAGCCTTCTCTAAAGCATCTGGTATAACTGATAGTTGTTGTAACCCTAGATAAGCCCAGCTTTTTCAAGCTCTGGTTTAGCCTGATCTAAAAACCCACTGACCAATAGGTAATCCCCAAAAGGAAATCCATTCTCTTCAGTAGCAGCCGAGTAAGGTAGACCTTTCTCTGTCAACGTGTCAAAGGTCGAGTAGTCTAGCTCTGGCATTTCTATTTCTATACCTTTTAGTTCGGCTATAGCTGCCGATGTTTTGCTATTCTCCCAGCGCTGAAAACCTGAACCTTTATCCCAGCAGAGATTTTTTACCACTACATAATCTGCCTTATCGCTACAGAACTCAGCCATAGTTTTTAAGCTAGTGATGACTGAGTACCCAAGGTTAAGCACAGTCACTAGCGTTACCCGATAACCCAAATCACCTGCAATCTTGAATAGCCCAAACTTACTGATAATCTCCCTAGTTTTATTGCTTGATGCCCCCGGCATATCTACTATTATTGAGTCGGGTGATTCCGCTTTAATTTCCGTAAAGAAGCGTTTCGCCTCTGCCACCTCCAGGAAGTTCAGCAGCCTTACCCCTGAGCCAAAGTTTTGATAGTATTCGTACAGTTCTGGATTCTCTGTATCTGCATCATAAGCTAGATAATTAATGCTTTTATTGTGCATTACATCCAGCAGTAAGCGAGTAAAGGCAGTCTTACCTGTACCACCCTTGCCCCCAGTATCATCACGATGCGTTTCATATTTCACTCCTATCGGTGATATTAAATTGGGCAGAAGTCTTAGGTGTTGTTTTTTTGCGTTTCGTAGTTTGAGATGGTGATGAGTCGGATGGTTCACTACTATTCTGTGATGAACTATCCGGCTTTACTGGTGGAATGTCATCATTAGTTGAGGTTGATGAATCAGTTAATTCTGGCTCGGAGTCAGAATTAACTGATTCATCAACCGCTTTATCTGATGATTCATTACTCGAACTATTCTCCGTTATTGTTGAAGCTTTTTTATGAAAACTCTTCAGACCACTGGCCGCTAGTTCTACCCCATGACCTTTAAACACATCAGAAACATCGTCATAGGAGTAGCCAGCGTCTAACATATCTTGAATAGGTTTAGCCAAACTGAGAACTAAATCTGACAGGCTGATAGTTTTAGGAGTCGCGGCTTTCTGTTTAAGACTGGTTTGAATATCTTCTATTTTTGATAAAGGGACAGCTTTCGGTTTGCGCGACATATTCAGCATTAGTAATAAATTATTCCATTGTAAAAAAGTCGTGGTCAGAAAAAGTTTAAGTTTCTTGTCGTGATGTGACAAATATCAACAAAAAAGGGTTTGTATCCTCGTGAGGTAGACTAGTCTAAAAAAGCAGTTACCCATGAATCAACATTCTTAGTATCAAAGGCTGTTGGCAGCATTGTTAAACAGACCCTGCCCTCGGTTACACCGAGGTAATTGCAGACAGCCACTCGTGGTTCGCCAAAGTCTCTTACTCCCCCAGCCTCCCGTTGTGCCCCCTGGTTCTGGTTTACCCTAGTCCTGTCGTGGGGGGGTGAGGCAAGCAATACGCCGTAACGCACCTTCGGTGCTACTTTTGCTTCGCAAAAGCGGCGTGTTTGCTTGTTGGGGGTGTCCCCCAAACCCCCTTTAAACAAGTCTTTTCAAGGGGTGAATAAAAGAGAGTTCCAGGTTATTCGCCTACCTGCTCGGCGCTCCGCGCCATAGCAGCTACAGCGAATAACCCGGTTAAAAATGAATAAGTAGATAAATGAACGCCTAACTATTTATGCAGCCAGACCCCCGTACCAATCTCAGTAATCAATTAGCTGACACATTAACCAATCGGTCAGTAGCACCAGATGAAAAGCGAGAAGTAACCATCACGTTTAGGGCTAGCTATGCCGAGAAAGCTAGACTAGAGCAACGGTGTAGTGGAGTGGTGCAAAGTGACTATATTAGAGCGAGATTATTTGACTATCCTTTACCACATCCTAAGTTAGTCATTCCCGAAGTTAACCGACAGGCTATCTACGAGCTAAAGAAGATTGGCAACAACCTGAATCAGCAGACTAGGGCTATTAACGAAGCTGTGAAAATTGGTAGCCAACCTCTGAGTAATGAAGTGAAATCATATCTGAAAACTCTTGAAGAACTGACCGCACTTTTAGAACAGACTCGCCAATTACTCACTCAACCTACGGAAGAGGTGCAGCGCAATGATTACCAAAGTCAAAGCTAACAAATCATTCCGTGGCACTACTAAATATGTGCTTGAGAAAGAGAAAGCCAAAATTATTGGCGGAAATATGTACGGTAAAAGCACTAATGAACTGGTAGAACAGTTTACCCTATCAGCCCATCTTAACCCCCAACTAAAAGACCCATGTTATCACCTAATGCTTAGTGTACCTCAGACTGACAGAACTCTCAATGATGACGAATTAGCTAATCTATCCCAACGGCACTTTGCTAATGTCATTGTACTGTCGAAGCTAAAAGGCGATGAATCCCAAGTCAAACAGCCAGATAAAAGGATAGCTGACACCAAACTGAACCAGCTAGTTGATGAATTTATAGAATCAGAATTACCAGCTTATGACTTCTTTATAGCGCGGCACTCTGACAAAGAACACGACCACACCCACATCGTTGCATCTAGGGTTAATAACCTAGATGGTCTTTCCATCCGTACCTGGAATAATTACGCCCATTCGGAACACTCCGCCCGACTGCTAGAACGAGAATTTCAGCTAACCCCAGTCCAAAGTAGTTGGGAGAGTAAGCAGAAAGCTATGACTCGTAATCAGCTTGAACGGGTCGAACGCGATGGACTTCCAGGCGAAGAAATAATGCGCCGAGCGATTGAACAAGTGGCAGCAAATAAACCCACAATGCCCCAGTTAATTGAGCGCTTATGGAGAGAGCATCAAGTTAAATCCATCGTCAGTTATTACAGTCATGGAGGGGTAAGAGGTATCAAGTTTGGTATTGATATCGGCTCAGTTAATGAAGATGGTAGCCCCCGCTTGCTCTGGAAACAGGGAGGTAATCTCAATAAATATAAGTGTTCATTTACAAAGCTTCAGACCGAGTTGGGGATAAGTTATGAACCCATACGGGACGATAGCGAAATTAAACGCCTAAATAATTTCTTACAATCTGTAGATAATAGCCAAGTTAATCAACAAATAATATCAACCAAATTCCCGAAAGAAGCTCAAGGTATAGGCGAAACTAAATACCAGCTAACCCCAGCTAAATCAGATGCAAAACAACAAGCTAGTTCAAAACTCATAAATACAATCGCTGACTTTATTGAACAGTCAGCAGTTGAGTCAACCTTGATTGAAACATTACCACAGTTAACAGAACAACTGTCTGAGTATCATCAGAATTTATCAGCCGTAAGAACCACATACGACAAGCTATTAGCGGCGATTGCTCTTAAGGAACAACTCTTATCACAAAGAACTGTGAATGCAATTGCTGACTTTATTGAACAGTCAGTAGTTGATGATGCCTTAAGTGAAACGTTACCACAATTAACAGAACAACTCTCTCAATATCGGCAGCAGCTAGCTAACAATAAAGCTGTATTCGACGGACTAGACGCGGCGATTACTCAAGAGTTACAATCCCATGTAGAGAAGAAAGCTATTTCATCAATTTCTGATTATATTGAGCAATCGACTGTTGAATCAGCCTTAACCCAAACAGTATTAGAATTAACGCAACAACTTTCTCAATACAAAGAGCAGCTTGTTACAGCTAAAACTACATTCAATGACCTAGATGCAGTGCTTGCAACTGAGTTACAATCATATCTAGAGAAGAGAGCTATCTTATCAATTTCTGATTATGTTGAGCAATCGATTGTCTCTTCAGTATTAACTGAAACAGTATTAGAATTAACACAACAACTTTCTCAAAATCAGCAGCAGCTATCAGCCGGAAGAACCATATTCGACGACCTGGAAGCAGCAATTGTTTATTTGGAGCAACTCCATAGTTCGCAAAAAACAGTGGATGCAATTGCTCTTAATAAAACTCCAACTATAGGCACAGATAAACCAAAACTAAAGTCGAATCAAATAGCAGAATTATATGAGTATTACAGCGCCGACTTGCAAAACTTATTAGTGACTGACCGAGATAAAGAAATTGCTATACGGGCGCTACTAGATGATAAACCACCCCAAGACGTTGAAGAAATTATCAAAGCTAGTCCAGCCGAATGGACACAAGATGAAGCTAGAGAATTGGTATTTATCGCTAGCAATCAACTGGCAACTCAAAAGTCAGAATCAGAACATTCACTCGATGAAAACCAGCGTATTGAAGAGGAACTCTTAGCTATAGCTGTGCCTATTGCTGTTGAATTAATCAACTGGCAATTAAGAGAAGCTGCCTCAAATAGCCTGAGATTCAAACGTGCCACTCTGGAGAAGCAGGGTAGAGAATTGGTATTTACCCATGATGAACGAGGTGAGATTTTTCGAGTGGCAGTCAACCGAAATCAGTCAGGTGAGCTTGAGTATTCACCGATTAATATTGGGTCAGTAGAGAGAGAAGACCTGATACTTTGGGAAAAAGCAGACCGCGTATTGCAACAAATAATAGAAGAACAGCAACAAGAACTCAGACAAAGTAAAGGGATCTCTCTCTAGGCGATGGCGCAACTAGACTTTAGTAGCACTCTCTGAGCGACGTCATTTGTAGCTAAGGACTGATGTATGTTTCTTTTATTGACTGATAAAGTATGGATACCAAAACGGAGTTTTAATTATGAAGCGTTCTGACATATCGAAAATTCTGGGTTCTGGCATTCTAGCAGTCGGTCTAGCCATAACTCCTCTCATTACGCCCGCCTTAGCACAGAGCAGCACATCCCCTCAGACAAACACCACTTCAACTACAGATAACACCTCGCTTCAAGGAGCTGATAGGAGAGATAACGACCATTTTAATTGGGGATGGTTAGGCTTACTGGGTTTAGCAGGTTTGGCTGGTTTAGGTAAACGCAATCGCTCTGAACCTACTGCTTACCGCGACCCCAATGTAACTCGTTAGCACAACTCCAATGGAGTAAGTTCTACCGAAAACAGAAATTAGACAGATTTTTAAACGCCAGACAAAATACGGGATTTTCTCGAAAAAATCTCGCGGCTCCAAATACCCTAATGCTTACCTGGCGAGTGGGTATTTACAGTTAGGTACAAGGGAAATTCCGGCTATTTATCCCTGCTCTTGATCCGGAACTTCAAAAAATAAATGCAGCTATAGACTCGTCTGACTTCCCATTAACCGCATCAACGCCAACAGTTAATCTAGAATAATTAACTAAAACGGATTCAAGTAAAGCTACTGATTTAGCACAACCATAACTAGAAATTGAAGAAGGCAGAAGGCAGAAGGTTTCGTTCAGATGGGGATTCAAACCCTCTTCTGTTCGAGAGCCACCAAATTTTCAATTTGGTGGGGGTCTTAAACCCAAGACCCGAACCGTCTGCCTTTCTTCGATAAACAACCCAAACTAGAGAAACGAATACCACTATATAAAAAATTAGAGACAGTAACTAACAGCAAAGGTCTACTCTTCACTGTTTGGGAGGAGATACAAGTGAGTACCTGTAACTTTGGCTCCCAATCGGCTGTAATTACGTTTTTTATTCAGCACCAGATGGAAGTATTTGGGCTAGTTATTATCCTTTGACTAAAGACCAATGGCGGCGCGGTTGCTGCCGGATTGAATATTTGAAAAAGAAGAAGGAAAATGTAAGCAATGGTTAACGGTGTAAATAGCCATGTTATTGAAAAGTTCTTGTGAAGCGATTTTAAAGAGTCAGTGATCACCCAAGGCATCCACCGACAGTTCATTGTAAGATGGGCATATATACAGAAATCCTTATACTGAACGACAATCAATCTTTTGTGTCCTTTGAGGAACATGAACCACATCATTCGCCCCCGTCAGGGGTGATTTTTATCAAGAAGGGGAAGGGGGAAAAGGGAAGGGGGAAAGGTAAAAACCTCGCCCGCAAGTGGCGCGACCTGTTCATCCCTTTGCCCTTTCCCCTTTAACCTTTTCCCCTTTTTTTATGGCGTTAGTAGCCAGCGTTCACGCCCTTGCATCCTTAAGGTATTGAGCCGAGATTTGAGTAATTTTGTGCAAGATGGTCTGGAAACCCTTGTTCTGTCTGGCTTTGATAATTTGTTACTTCCCAGTCAAAAAAGCCGTTATTTACAACGTAAAATCAAGCCTTTTCAGATCATCTTGCAGGTTTTTGGTCGCATCTCGGTTCAATACCTAATACCCTCTGCTTTTTAAACTTGACCAGACCCACAGCTAAATTGTAAGCGGTGGTCGATTTC includes:
- a CDS encoding relaxase/mobilization nuclease domain-containing protein, with translation MITKVKANKSFRGTTKYVLEKEKAKIIGGNMYGKSTNELVEQFTLSAHLNPQLKDPCYHLMLSVPQTDRTLNDDELANLSQRHFANVIVLSKLKGDESQVKQPDKRIADTKLNQLVDEFIESELPAYDFFIARHSDKEHDHTHIVASRVNNLDGLSIRTWNNYAHSEHSARLLEREFQLTPVQSSWESKQKAMTRNQLERVERDGLPGEEIMRRAIEQVAANKPTMPQLIERLWREHQVKSIVSYYSHGGVRGIKFGIDIGSVNEDGSPRLLWKQGGNLNKYKCSFTKLQTELGISYEPIRDDSEIKRLNNFLQSVDNSQVNQQIISTKFPKEAQGIGETKYQLTPAKSDAKQQASSKLINTIADFIEQSAVESTLIETLPQLTEQLSEYHQNLSAVRTTYDKLLAAIALKEQLLSQRTVNAIADFIEQSVVDDALSETLPQLTEQLSQYRQQLANNKAVFDGLDAAITQELQSHVEKKAISSISDYIEQSTVESALTQTVLELTQQLSQYKEQLVTAKTTFNDLDAVLATELQSYLEKRAILSISDYVEQSIVSSVLTETVLELTQQLSQNQQQLSAGRTIFDDLEAAIVYLEQLHSSQKTVDAIALNKTPTIGTDKPKLKSNQIAELYEYYSADLQNLLVTDRDKEIAIRALLDDKPPQDVEEIIKASPAEWTQDEARELVFIASNQLATQKSESEHSLDENQRIEEELLAIAVPIAVELINWQLREAASNSLRFKRATLEKQGRELVFTHDERGEIFRVAVNRNQSGELEYSPINIGSVEREDLILWEKADRVLQQIIEEQQQELRQSKGISL
- a CDS encoding MobC family plasmid mobilization relaxosome protein; translation: MQPDPRTNLSNQLADTLTNRSVAPDEKREVTITFRASYAEKARLEQRCSGVVQSDYIRARLFDYPLPHPKLVIPEVNRQAIYELKKIGNNLNQQTRAINEAVKIGSQPLSNEVKSYLKTLEELTALLEQTRQLLTQPTEEVQRNDYQSQS
- a CDS encoding WGxxGxxG family protein, whose translation is MKRSDISKILGSGILAVGLAITPLITPALAQSSTSPQTNTTSTTDNTSLQGADRRDNDHFNWGWLGLLGLAGLAGLGKRNRSEPTAYRDPNVTR
- a CDS encoding ParA family protein, which translates into the protein MTQKLAVFNMKGGVAKSTTAYNLAVGLVKFKKQRVLGIEPRCDQKPAR